A genomic window from Paenibacillus sp. FSL K6-0276 includes:
- a CDS encoding transglutaminase-like domain-containing protein: MINGWMTSLSDANIISIALLLVVVFSLLQGWSRGFSSATGRLFGLLGTGLFTIVSLVLAIPAAAYLTPYVEIWATGISLPDTKLTQWQQMYYTAVSVLSESPLVRFLLLLLVSYMLIRMLLGLLSMLLPFPQLRRTKKFKDRKITQVSRMGGAIVGLIIGLTRGLVIVLALFICVGLNPESGFSRYVESSPIYSQSAAAVFEPIVGETVQKKLPILTKTVAAEMNDILRRKYEVIDHEIPQDIIGAAEDIVGQAQDEEKKARLLYDWVGTRVAYDYAKADNYLQNRVWHEQTPQDTFDTRQGVCIDYARLYAVMARSQGLQVRVVTGQGYDGRGGYGAHAWNEVYISDRQAWIPLDPTWASSGDWFNPKDFDETHIRENAL; this comes from the coding sequence ATGATAAACGGGTGGATGACTAGTTTGAGTGATGCTAATATCATCTCCATCGCCCTCCTGTTGGTTGTAGTCTTCTCTCTATTGCAAGGCTGGAGCAGAGGTTTCTCAAGCGCTACTGGAAGATTATTTGGGCTGCTGGGAACAGGATTATTTACTATAGTATCTTTGGTATTAGCTATCCCAGCTGCGGCCTACCTCACTCCCTATGTGGAGATTTGGGCAACGGGGATTAGTCTGCCTGATACGAAGCTGACACAGTGGCAGCAAATGTATTATACGGCGGTGTCTGTGTTATCAGAATCGCCTCTAGTTCGGTTCCTACTGTTACTTTTGGTTTCTTATATGTTGATTCGTATGCTCCTAGGATTGTTATCCATGTTGCTTCCTTTTCCACAATTACGGCGTACTAAGAAATTTAAAGACAGAAAGATTACGCAAGTAAGCCGTATGGGGGGAGCAATTGTTGGATTAATCATTGGCTTAACTCGTGGTCTGGTAATTGTTCTTGCACTTTTCATCTGTGTTGGATTAAATCCGGAGAGTGGATTTAGTCGTTATGTGGAGTCCTCTCCAATCTATAGTCAGAGTGCTGCCGCTGTATTTGAACCTATTGTTGGTGAGACTGTACAGAAGAAACTACCAATTCTGACGAAGACCGTTGCAGCAGAGATGAATGATATCCTTCGCAGAAAATATGAGGTTATCGATCACGAAATTCCTCAGGATATTATAGGAGCAGCAGAAGACATTGTTGGACAAGCGCAAGATGAAGAGAAAAAAGCCAGACTTCTCTATGATTGGGTAGGTACACGCGTGGCTTACGATTATGCCAAAGCTGATAATTATTTGCAAAACAGGGTCTGGCATGAACAGACACCACAGGATACATTCGACACTCGTCAAGGGGTGTGTATAGACTATGCCCGACTGTACGCTGTGATGGCTCGTTCACAGGGCTTGCAGGTACGTGTTGTAACAGGTCAAGGTTATGATGGGCGTGGCGGTTATGGTGCACATGCTTGGAATGAAGTATATATAAGTGATCGGCAAGCTTGGATCCCGCTGGATCCGACTTGGGCTAGCAGTGGAGATTGGTTCAATCCGAAGGATTTTGATGAAACTCATATTAGGGAGAACGCCCTCTGA
- a CDS encoding MFS transporter, which translates to MKTALWLYLFLFLAFFDLHAQYPVLTPFAISLGAGPTFIGWMMGMYSLTHLPGNLLAGVLVDRNGSRRYIVFSLVAAGAILLLQAHAQLPWHLLMLRAASGFVLAFLSPACMTLLASLSSDATEQGKYMSGHGIVHTLASVVSPAAGAFIVAKAGYSGTFTTLGWLLIATGIMAFFSVPAPSRRILRPLSPAELPLKVPDKPSIPAKDDDPVSKRYYFLPFFVSCSQGVLFFELPLSQTGSNSILSTGILLSLLSLGALVTLSMLFLNRLSPGGRIATALLGMAICFFALASFHSIPTSAILFMLGAAKGVLFPAMASLFISLGGPGRMGRTFSLQSIAMSLGAFAGPVAAGQLRAFVSPYFIAFLILMIALLLLPPKNTGKLSSFNSKWNGRAA; encoded by the coding sequence GTGAAAACTGCGCTGTGGCTATACCTATTTCTCTTTCTGGCGTTCTTCGATCTACATGCACAGTATCCCGTCCTTACGCCCTTTGCCATCTCTCTTGGTGCAGGACCCACCTTTATCGGCTGGATGATGGGCATGTACTCGTTGACCCACCTTCCCGGTAATCTGCTTGCAGGCGTACTCGTCGATCGTAATGGCTCCCGCCGCTACATTGTCTTCAGCCTTGTCGCTGCGGGAGCCATTCTACTGCTACAGGCTCATGCACAGCTTCCATGGCATCTGCTTATGCTAAGAGCAGCAAGTGGGTTCGTCCTTGCCTTCCTCTCTCCGGCGTGTATGACACTGCTGGCATCATTGTCATCTGATGCCACAGAGCAGGGCAAATATATGTCCGGACATGGTATCGTTCATACTTTAGCTTCAGTTGTATCCCCTGCAGCGGGAGCATTTATCGTAGCTAAGGCCGGCTACTCTGGCACCTTCACCACACTTGGATGGCTACTTATCGCAACAGGCATCATGGCTTTTTTCAGCGTACCTGCACCTTCTAGACGTATATTAAGACCGCTCAGCCCAGCGGAATTACCATTAAAAGTTCCAGATAAACCTTCAATTCCTGCGAAAGATGACGACCCGGTATCCAAACGTTACTACTTCTTACCTTTTTTCGTTTCCTGTTCACAAGGCGTTCTCTTCTTCGAGCTCCCACTATCTCAAACAGGGAGTAATAGCATTCTTTCAACAGGCATACTGTTGTCACTCCTCAGTTTAGGTGCTTTAGTAACGCTCAGCATGCTCTTCCTGAACCGTCTTTCCCCAGGAGGAAGAATAGCAACGGCATTGCTAGGAATGGCCATCTGCTTCTTTGCACTCGCCTCATTCCATAGTATTCCGACTTCCGCTATTCTCTTTATGCTCGGTGCAGCCAAAGGGGTATTGTTTCCTGCAATGGCATCACTCTTTATTAGTCTAGGTGGCCCTGGTCGAATGGGTCGGACCTTCTCTTTGCAGTCGATAGCCATGTCACTTGGCGCATTCGCTGGACCCGTCGCCGCCGGTCAGCTAAGGGCCTTCGTTTCTCCTTACTTCATCGCCTTTCTAATACTAATGATAGCGTTGCTTCTTCTTCCACCTAAAAACACAGGGAAACTATCCAGCTTCAATTCCAAATGGAATGGGCGGGCCGCATGA
- a CDS encoding DNA primase produces MSITIIVEGKNDRSRLRRVLVPEVEILCTFGTLNTLKLESLRQQVGDGEVYLYLDNDSSGKKIRSVLRDAFPDADHIYTRRGYAGVEGTPDEYNITHLEKAGLEDFIIYPEPLPFLI; encoded by the coding sequence ATGTCCATTACGATTATTGTCGAAGGTAAAAACGATCGCAGCAGATTACGACGCGTGCTGGTACCGGAAGTAGAAATCCTATGTACCTTCGGTACATTAAATACACTTAAATTAGAGTCCCTCCGGCAACAAGTAGGAGATGGAGAAGTATACCTTTATTTGGATAACGACAGTTCTGGCAAAAAAATACGCAGTGTTCTCCGCGATGCCTTCCCCGATGCCGATCACATCTATACTCGTCGCGGATATGCTGGGGTGGAAGGTACGCCCGATGAATACAATATCACCCATCTTGAAAAAGCTGGATTGGAAGATTTTATCATCTACCCTGAACCACTTCCCTTTTTAATCTGA
- a CDS encoding SCO family protein translates to MSVQTFKRYKWTWLLLLLALVMAGYLAINSLNLGKEKLPVIGEVQDFSLENVNGDQVTLADTQGKARLVYFFFTQCPDVCPITTFLLSQTQKILVEDGSFGKDAEFVSISFDPKNDTREAIKTFADRFQADYDGWYFLRGDQEEVRKLATDSFKVLIAGDSKENFVHANRIALVDRDNRLRALYDAGDTENVTPEFLADQLKELARE, encoded by the coding sequence GTGTCCGTGCAGACCTTTAAGCGTTATAAATGGACTTGGCTTCTGCTATTACTTGCTTTGGTTATGGCTGGTTATCTGGCAATTAACTCTTTGAATTTAGGAAAAGAAAAATTGCCAGTAATCGGAGAAGTACAGGACTTTTCTCTTGAAAATGTGAATGGAGACCAGGTTACTCTGGCTGATACACAAGGTAAAGCACGGCTGGTATACTTCTTTTTTACACAATGTCCGGATGTATGTCCTATAACTACGTTTTTGTTATCTCAGACACAGAAGATTCTGGTCGAGGATGGCAGTTTTGGTAAAGATGCGGAGTTTGTCTCTATTTCTTTTGATCCGAAGAACGATACTCGGGAAGCGATTAAGACGTTTGCAGACCGGTTTCAGGCGGATTATGATGGATGGTATTTCTTGCGTGGGGATCAGGAAGAAGTTCGTAAGTTAGCGACGGATTCTTTTAAAGTACTAATCGCAGGGGATTCCAAAGAAAATTTCGTACATGCCAACCGTATAGCGTTAGTTGATCGAGACAATCGTCTTCGTGCATTGTATGACGCAGGAGATACGGAGAACGTAACTCCTGAATTTCTTGCCGATCAGCTGAAGGAATTGGCTCGTGAATAG
- the cyoE gene encoding heme o synthase, translating into MDNQLTFQASSDSAAMSAKSPPEGASWRDFIAVTKPGIIRSNLIAAFAGYWLASGWDVLYGRLVLTLLGTMLVMASACVFNNYFDRDLDMKMERTRERGLPTGRLKPNTVLLYAIGLGIAGLIVLFAFSGMLAGLFGIVGMFVYVVVYTLWLKRTSTWSTSVGAISGAMPPVIGYVAVSGTVDLGAWLIFAMLFLWQPPHFWALGIRRKEEYRAAGFPLLPVVKGTRRTKFQMIPYVALLLPIPVLMYAYDYAGIFYLIISSALSLAWLVLTLMGFKAKDDEVWAKKNFLFSINYLTVSLIVLVLNTIHG; encoded by the coding sequence GTGGACAATCAATTAACATTTCAAGCTTCTTCCGACTCTGCAGCCATGTCTGCAAAATCTCCACCGGAAGGTGCAAGCTGGCGTGATTTCATTGCCGTAACAAAACCCGGTATTATCCGCTCTAACCTCATTGCGGCCTTTGCGGGATATTGGCTGGCCTCGGGTTGGGATGTTCTTTACGGCAGATTAGTTCTAACTCTGCTTGGTACAATGCTGGTTATGGCTTCGGCCTGCGTTTTTAATAACTATTTCGACCGTGATCTGGACATGAAGATGGAAAGAACCCGTGAACGTGGACTTCCTACAGGACGACTGAAACCAAACACTGTATTATTATATGCCATTGGGCTTGGTATTGCAGGTTTGATCGTGCTGTTTGCTTTTTCTGGTATGCTTGCTGGTCTGTTTGGGATTGTTGGCATGTTCGTTTACGTTGTAGTATACACCCTTTGGTTGAAACGGACATCTACATGGAGCACTTCAGTAGGTGCAATTTCTGGAGCAATGCCCCCAGTAATTGGTTATGTTGCGGTTTCAGGAACCGTTGATCTAGGTGCTTGGCTGATTTTTGCGATGTTGTTTCTATGGCAACCTCCTCACTTCTGGGCTTTGGGTATTAGACGTAAAGAAGAATATAGAGCGGCAGGATTTCCATTGCTACCTGTAGTTAAAGGAACACGTCGTACGAAGTTTCAGATGATTCCTTATGTAGCCCTTTTGCTGCCTATTCCAGTGTTAATGTACGCCTACGATTACGCAGGCATATTTTATCTAATCATTTCATCAGCGTTGTCCTTGGCTTGGTTAGTATTGACCTTGATGGGCTTTAAGGCTAAGGATGATGAAGTCTGGGCGAAGAAGAACTTCCTCTTCTCCATTAACTACCTGACGGTTAGTTTGATCGTACTTGTATTGAATACGATTCATGGTTAA
- a CDS encoding metal-dependent hydrolase, with translation MDTATHLVMGLGLAGLSFVDPIVASDPKLAGAVMLATVLASQAPDADTALRLKDNALYIRNHRGITHSLPFLILWPALISFVLGPLFGFTDLQALSHIALWSFIGVGVHVFSDLFNTYGTQAARPFTEKWIAWNIIHIFDPFIFGSHIAAILLWITGIVPPKPLFITLYACTILYYIWRTVVHARLTRNIKLKDLHHSVGERYVVIPTISLKRWNVVKVKIDGSYVVGQLVNNRLEWFKHAVCSNHPAVEISKSHPDIQSFLYFTSYAVAEVEELPSGYMVRWGDVRYLHRKQYPFVAVLVMDNEYRPLNTYVGWLSSEKLDKRFSIDPGSLR, from the coding sequence ATGGATACCGCTACACATTTAGTTATGGGCCTAGGCTTAGCTGGGCTTTCCTTCGTTGATCCCATCGTTGCTTCTGATCCGAAACTGGCCGGAGCTGTTATGCTGGCAACGGTCCTCGCCTCTCAGGCTCCTGATGCTGATACTGCGCTGCGACTGAAGGACAATGCATTGTATATCCGTAATCACCGTGGAATCACACATTCCCTACCCTTTCTAATTCTGTGGCCTGCCCTGATTTCCTTCGTGTTAGGGCCATTATTTGGCTTTACCGATTTACAAGCCCTAAGCCATATTGCGCTCTGGAGCTTCATTGGCGTAGGTGTTCACGTATTCTCTGATCTATTTAATACCTATGGAACTCAGGCTGCTCGTCCGTTCACAGAGAAATGGATCGCATGGAACATCATCCACATTTTTGATCCGTTTATATTTGGTAGCCATATCGCAGCCATCCTTCTCTGGATCACCGGAATCGTTCCGCCTAAACCTTTATTTATCACTCTCTATGCTTGTACCATTCTTTATTATATTTGGAGAACCGTTGTTCACGCACGCCTTACACGTAATATCAAGCTTAAAGATTTACATCATAGCGTCGGCGAACGTTATGTTGTAATTCCCACAATTTCACTTAAACGCTGGAACGTCGTCAAGGTTAAGATAGACGGTAGCTATGTCGTAGGGCAACTAGTTAACAATCGACTGGAATGGTTTAAACATGCTGTATGCTCGAATCATCCCGCTGTGGAGATATCCAAGTCACATCCTGATATTCAGTCCTTTCTATACTTCACCTCGTATGCAGTTGCCGAAGTAGAGGAGCTTCCTTCAGGATATATGGTACGCTGGGGGGACGTGCGTTATTTGCACCGTAAACAATACCCTTTTGTGGCGGTATTAGTTATGGACAACGAATATCGACCTTTAAATACTTATGTAGGTTGGCTTAGCAGCGAGAAGCTCGACAAACGATTTTCCATTGATCCTGGTTCTTTACGATGA
- the trpS gene encoding tryptophan--tRNA ligase encodes MLKKVMSGIQPSGSLTLGNYIGALKNFVKLQDDHQCFFMVVDMHAITVAQDPVALREQSESVAALFIAAGIDPARSNVYMQSHVPQHAELGWIMTTLTAMGELERMTQFKDKSSGKDSVGAGLFVYPSLMAADILVYNADLVPVGEDQKQHLELTRDLAGRFNNRFGEFFTIPEPYIPKVGARIMSLDDGTKKMSKSNPNAGSYIALLDSPDVIRKKISRATTDSGREVIFDPANKPEISNLMSIYSECSGMTLQQIADRYEGQMYGGFKKDLAEVVVSTLEPLQQRYNEIRSSGAITDILAEGADRARIVAAETLNGVKERMGFLPAR; translated from the coding sequence ATGTTAAAAAAAGTAATGTCAGGCATTCAGCCGAGCGGTTCACTTACACTTGGGAACTATATTGGAGCTCTGAAAAATTTTGTGAAGCTGCAAGATGATCATCAATGTTTCTTTATGGTTGTCGATATGCATGCGATCACTGTAGCTCAAGATCCTGTGGCGCTTCGTGAGCAGTCAGAGTCTGTAGCGGCCCTCTTTATTGCAGCGGGAATTGATCCTGCACGTTCTAATGTTTATATGCAGTCGCATGTACCACAACATGCTGAACTTGGCTGGATCATGACGACACTTACAGCGATGGGCGAGCTGGAGCGTATGACCCAGTTCAAAGATAAATCATCAGGTAAGGATTCTGTTGGCGCTGGACTTTTCGTCTATCCTTCCTTGATGGCAGCAGATATTCTTGTTTATAATGCGGATCTCGTACCGGTAGGAGAAGATCAGAAGCAGCATTTGGAGCTGACTCGTGATTTAGCTGGCCGCTTCAATAATCGTTTTGGTGAATTCTTTACCATTCCTGAGCCGTATATCCCAAAAGTGGGCGCACGTATCATGTCTCTGGATGATGGCACCAAAAAAATGAGCAAGAGCAATCCGAACGCAGGAAGCTATATTGCTCTGTTAGATTCACCGGACGTGATCCGTAAAAAAATCAGCCGTGCAACGACTGATTCGGGACGTGAAGTGATTTTTGATCCAGCTAATAAGCCAGAGATCAGTAATTTGATGAGTATTTATTCCGAATGTTCTGGAATGACACTCCAGCAAATTGCCGATCGTTATGAAGGGCAAATGTATGGTGGCTTTAAGAAGGATCTTGCTGAAGTGGTTGTATCCACGCTTGAGCCATTACAACAAAGATATAATGAAATTCGCAGTTCGGGTGCGATCACAGATATTCTTGCGGAAGGTGCAGATCGCGCACGCATTGTTGCAGCAGAGACGCTGAATGGAGTTAAAGAGCGGATGGGTTTTCTGCCAGCTCGTTAA
- a CDS encoding aldose 1-epimerase yields MKQVTKGQWGGYDTYILHSRELEVTLLPRLGNNVISLFDVKKQREILRRPDESDQAFFMQKPYHFGMPLLIPPGRIRKGQFQFEGTSYQFDQNTANDNHIHGLHRTQAWCVSDIEEDEDGCAVTTEFRTEDDPHWMEQFPIPLKFEMTFRLQEARLTQTLKVTNLGDHRIPFGVGYHTWFMIDGEPERWNLRLPVNSIYEQNDELLPSGNLIPLGDLEALNTGMNMQGTNFDTALRIGEKQPVEALLLRDDGYGLRYTADENLFRHWVLYTKGPAEQFLCIEPYTWLPNAPNVSEDPSFTGLLKIDPGQSLNLSTMLEMIYPEI; encoded by the coding sequence ATGAAACAGGTGACCAAAGGGCAGTGGGGCGGTTATGATACTTATATTTTGCACAGCCGTGAACTGGAAGTCACGCTTTTGCCGCGACTAGGAAATAACGTGATTTCATTATTTGATGTAAAGAAACAACGGGAAATTCTGCGGCGGCCTGATGAAAGCGATCAAGCTTTCTTTATGCAAAAACCTTACCATTTTGGCATGCCGCTCTTAATTCCACCCGGAAGAATTCGTAAGGGCCAATTTCAGTTCGAGGGTACAAGTTATCAATTTGACCAGAATACCGCTAATGACAATCATATTCATGGTCTACACCGAACTCAGGCCTGGTGTGTCAGCGATATTGAAGAAGATGAAGATGGTTGTGCGGTCACTACTGAATTCCGAACTGAAGATGATCCGCATTGGATGGAGCAATTCCCTATCCCACTTAAATTCGAAATGACATTTAGGCTTCAGGAAGCCCGGCTCACCCAAACTTTAAAGGTTACTAATCTCGGAGATCATCGAATTCCTTTTGGGGTTGGTTATCACACCTGGTTTATGATTGATGGAGAACCTGAGCGCTGGAATCTTAGACTTCCAGTAAATAGTATTTATGAACAAAACGATGAATTGCTCCCTAGCGGCAATCTAATTCCACTCGGTGATCTGGAAGCCTTGAACACTGGAATGAACATGCAGGGGACTAATTTTGATACTGCTCTTCGTATTGGAGAAAAACAACCGGTAGAAGCCTTGTTATTACGCGATGATGGTTATGGCCTTCGTTATACTGCTGACGAGAATCTATTCCGTCACTGGGTGCTATATACAAAAGGACCAGCAGAACAGTTTCTGTGCATAGAGCCCTATACATGGCTCCCGAATGCGCCAAATGTATCTGAGGACCCATCCTTCACAGGCCTCTTAAAGATAGATCCAGGTCAGAGTCTGAATCTGTCCACCATGTTGGAAATGATCTATCCTGAGATTTAA
- a CDS encoding alpha/beta-type small acid-soluble spore protein, which yields MGQAGQSQGRSSRSNLVVPQATAALQQLKYEAAQELGVSIPADGYYGNHTSRETGSLGGYITKRLVQMAEQQLSGRQ from the coding sequence ATGGGTCAAGCAGGTCAAAGCCAAGGTCGTAGCAGCCGTTCCAACCTGGTCGTTCCTCAAGCAACTGCAGCATTGCAACAGTTGAAATATGAAGCAGCACAGGAGCTTGGAGTATCGATCCCCGCAGACGGTTATTACGGGAATCACACTTCCCGCGAAACTGGTTCTCTGGGCGGTTACATCACCAAACGTCTAGTACAAATGGCAGAACAACAACTGTCCGGTCGTCAGTAA
- a CDS encoding O-methyltransferase, whose amino-acid sequence MLKTEQLSLARQMDLVFKELQEELSGLTSGTVFVQIRNNMIGKFGIRHNPLTGRNGGFTDVKEGMTDGQQSSFRLMALESLKYKRRWTHGEIAYEFAIRQGMVIVDATLESNYNMANLMIRSPRNAYAESTEHYG is encoded by the coding sequence ATGCTTAAGACGGAACAACTATCATTAGCAAGACAGATGGATCTGGTGTTTAAGGAGTTACAGGAGGAATTATCGGGGTTAACTTCTGGTACGGTATTTGTGCAAATAAGAAATAACATGATTGGCAAATTCGGTATACGACATAATCCTCTTACTGGGCGGAATGGGGGATTTACTGATGTGAAGGAAGGGATGACAGATGGACAGCAGTCTTCTTTTCGCCTAATGGCGCTGGAAAGTCTTAAATACAAGCGTCGCTGGACTCATGGTGAAATCGCTTACGAATTCGCCATCAGACAGGGAATGGTGATTGTAGATGCTACCTTGGAGTCCAATTACAATATGGCGAATCTGATGATTCGATCTCCTCGCAATGCCTACGCTGAAAGCACTGAACATTACGGTTAA
- a CDS encoding M3 family oligoendopeptidase, protein MKQPLSLTWELDSIFPGGSSSSELERFLKNLEQDIAALQGLVKNAVSPKDVESTKGLDEVIELLQSCSGRLVEVSSFAGCLGAQNQLDKGAVRLSAKVTSMRAGFEGISSQFDNVLRQTSDKVWAEWMARPEIAPLTFVLSESRDLAREKMSPELESLALELAVDGYHGWSEHYDTIVSSIKIPFEDEEGTKLLSAGQASNKLDDPDPKVREAMFHKWEEAWTEAEDNCADTLNHLAGFRLKLYKGRGWDDILKDPLSINRMSQDTLNAMWDVITNSKPALVAYLQRKAKLLGLDALSWVDVDAPVGKSSGKIPYDQAAKDIVTQFRKFSPKMAEFAEHAFDNNWIEVEDRPGKRPGGFCTSFPESKESRIFMTYSGTPSNVSTLAHELGHAYHSYLLDDQPVFNQNYAMNVAETASTFAEVIVSDAQVKAAGDAEEKLALLETKIQNSVAFFMNIHARFLFETRFYEKRKEGLVNAEELSALMVEAQKEAFCGVLSEYHPHFWASKLHFYITDVPFYNFPYTVGYMFSTGLYRLALQEGASFADKYDSLLQDTGVMTLEDLVLKHLGVDLTKPDFWQGATDLIVADINEFLEMTADLA, encoded by the coding sequence ATGAAACAACCATTATCACTGACTTGGGAACTCGATTCCATATTTCCCGGAGGATCCTCCTCTTCTGAATTAGAAAGATTTTTGAAGAATCTTGAGCAAGATATTGCAGCTTTACAGGGGCTGGTGAAGAATGCTGTGTCGCCAAAGGATGTTGAGTCTACAAAGGGGCTGGACGAGGTTATAGAACTGCTTCAGAGCTGCTCAGGAAGACTTGTAGAGGTATCATCATTCGCAGGTTGTCTTGGAGCGCAGAATCAGTTAGACAAAGGTGCTGTTCGATTGTCAGCGAAAGTGACGAGTATGCGCGCTGGATTCGAGGGGATTAGCTCTCAATTCGATAATGTGCTTCGTCAGACTTCGGACAAGGTGTGGGCGGAGTGGATGGCACGGCCGGAGATTGCCCCTCTAACATTCGTGCTAAGCGAAAGCCGTGATCTGGCCCGTGAGAAGATGAGCCCTGAGCTAGAAAGCTTAGCTTTGGAGTTAGCTGTTGATGGATATCACGGATGGAGCGAGCACTATGATACGATTGTAAGCTCGATTAAGATCCCATTTGAGGATGAAGAAGGAACGAAGCTGCTCTCTGCGGGTCAAGCTTCTAACAAGCTGGATGATCCAGATCCGAAAGTACGCGAAGCCATGTTCCACAAATGGGAAGAGGCATGGACCGAAGCGGAAGATAACTGTGCGGATACGTTGAATCACTTAGCAGGCTTCCGTCTGAAGCTCTATAAAGGTAGAGGTTGGGATGATATTCTGAAAGATCCTCTGAGCATCAATCGTATGTCACAAGATACTTTGAATGCGATGTGGGACGTGATTACGAATAGCAAGCCTGCGCTCGTGGCCTACCTTCAGCGCAAAGCAAAGCTGCTTGGATTGGATGCTCTCTCATGGGTGGATGTCGATGCTCCTGTGGGCAAATCTTCTGGTAAAATCCCTTATGATCAGGCCGCTAAAGATATCGTTACCCAGTTCCGCAAATTTAGTCCGAAGATGGCGGAGTTTGCAGAGCACGCTTTTGATAATAACTGGATTGAGGTTGAGGATCGTCCCGGCAAACGACCTGGAGGGTTCTGTACATCCTTCCCTGAGAGCAAGGAATCACGGATATTCATGACTTATAGCGGCACACCTTCCAATGTTTCAACATTGGCGCATGAGCTGGGGCATGCTTATCATTCTTATCTGCTAGATGACCAACCGGTATTTAATCAGAATTATGCAATGAACGTAGCAGAGACCGCTTCGACCTTCGCAGAGGTTATTGTGTCTGACGCTCAGGTTAAAGCTGCTGGCGATGCAGAAGAGAAGCTGGCGCTGCTTGAAACGAAGATACAGAACAGCGTGGCCTTCTTTATGAACATTCACGCCCGATTCTTGTTCGAAACTCGCTTTTATGAGAAACGTAAGGAAGGTCTTGTGAACGCTGAGGAGCTGTCCGCATTGATGGTGGAAGCACAGAAGGAAGCTTTTTGTGGAGTGCTTTCCGAATACCACCCTCATTTCTGGGCTTCTAAGCTGCATTTTTATATCACTGATGTGCCGTTCTATAATTTCCCGTATACCGTTGGTTACATGTTCAGCACAGGCTTGTATCGACTGGCTCTGCAAGAAGGAGCTTCCTTTGCAGACAAATACGATAGCTTGTTGCAGGATACTGGTGTGATGACTTTAGAGGATTTGGTGCTTAAGCATCTGGGTGTGGATCTGACGAAGCCGGACTTCTGGCAAGGCGCTACAGATCTGATCGTGGCTGACATTAACGAGTTCTTGGAGATGACTGCGGATTTAGCATGA
- a CDS encoding YycC family protein, whose protein sequence is MKPLQISPETAITLSKQLGVPLEHLMHMPQHILLQKIAELSKKQNSPQAEGGNDESPSGKDSQ, encoded by the coding sequence ATGAAGCCACTACAAATTTCACCGGAAACAGCCATAACGTTATCCAAGCAACTAGGCGTTCCTCTGGAACACTTGATGCATATGCCCCAACATATTTTGCTGCAAAAAATAGCGGAGCTATCCAAGAAGCAGAATTCCCCGCAAGCTGAGGGTGGAAATGATGAGTCTCCTTCTGGGAAGGATTCACAATGA
- a CDS encoding DUF2225 domain-containing protein has translation MPDLIPLYSIKVKCCNCEHEFSTSRVRPSLKKAVRRDADFCAYYKNENPDYYVVRVCPSCGFASTENSADKLTEWQRKAFNEQVGKRWKSRDFGDKRSWEAALETYKLALLCAQSINDKDRIIASLLHHIAWLYRYQGNTEQEQRFLRYSLDEYVKVYERDGIGGNDARLMYLIGELNRRIGEFSMAVMWFSRLINDQKIMDAAMIRAAREQWVVLREQMRGEAVDVDVDGLPSGS, from the coding sequence TTGCCAGACTTAATACCCCTATATTCTATTAAGGTCAAATGTTGTAATTGTGAACATGAATTTTCAACCTCTCGCGTACGCCCTAGCCTGAAAAAGGCTGTTCGCCGCGATGCTGATTTCTGCGCATATTACAAAAACGAGAATCCGGATTATTATGTTGTACGTGTCTGCCCGAGTTGCGGGTTTGCCTCTACAGAAAATTCAGCGGACAAGCTGACGGAGTGGCAGCGAAAGGCATTTAATGAACAGGTAGGAAAACGCTGGAAGAGTCGTGATTTTGGGGATAAACGAAGCTGGGAAGCTGCACTTGAGACCTATAAGCTGGCGCTTCTATGCGCTCAGAGTATTAACGATAAGGATCGAATTATTGCGAGTCTGCTGCATCACATTGCCTGGCTGTATCGTTACCAAGGGAATACTGAGCAGGAACAACGCTTTTTGCGTTATTCACTGGATGAATATGTGAAGGTGTACGAAAGAGACGGAATTGGTGGTAATGATGCCCGGCTCATGTATCTTATCGGCGAGCTTAATCGGCGCATCGGAGAATTCTCTATGGCTGTAATGTGGTTCTCCCGCCTTATTAATGATCAGAAGATTATGGATGCCGCGATGATTCGAGCCGCTCGGGAGCAGTGGGTTGTGCTAAGAGAGCAAATGCGCGGCGAAGCTGTAGATGTTGATGTCGATGGATTGCCTTCAGGTTCTTAA